From Argopecten irradians isolate NY chromosome 3, Ai_NY, whole genome shotgun sequence:
taaatcctactcctccttcatccttggatgaatttcatccatatttgttgtgaaacatcattggggaaacacaatcatattttatttaaattagtctggtccgacccctaggggctgaggggtggggccccaaaaggcaaattttcttaattttagctggcccacttcctgttttcaggtttcagtctccgatctcaatgaaaattggtctataggggtttaaattgatgccaaacaacatgcaaacattttcgtaaagattttggtattccaagatggccgctggcccacttcctgctttcaggtttcagtctccgatctcaaggaaaattggtctgaTAGGGGTTTTTATTGATTCAGAatggggaactttaggtgaggacaatcatattttataaaggacaaagctaagacccatggggatagtacggcggatgtccaaaacggaagctttgctgaaatttggctttaaaatctgactcctctttatattaatccttgaataggttacaaccatatatggatgaagggctaccaagattgttcaacaaatgacatttacctatttcagaaacttacatattcaactaaggagttcctagtattgtttatattaatcgttaactaATACTTtttactgtgactttgttgttttgtgcaatgagtcagatgaccgttaaggcccatgggcctcttgttaaaaggCCTAATCATTTTTGTTctgataatattttaaaaagatattggGGAAATGTTTAAATTAGAGACATGAATGATTCAATCAGACAATATTTAACCATTAAAAGAGGATTTTCTTATTTAGGgttatatttaattaatcaCCCAATAATCAATTATGAAACATTTGAATCAACGATCTGATTGGTTTAGGTTTATCTATGTCTAGTACGGTAGTTGATTGATTCTCCAATCATCATCAGTCTGactctatatatagctatctaATCAAGAATCCTGAAGATGTTATTGAGCCACACCTGTGTTAATTATAGTTATGTCCTATTGACCTTAACAGGTGTTAATGGCGAGCCAGCTGAAGATAATTTTGGATATGAAGAGTGTGATTATCCTAGTGATCCAAACACTGGGGAAGTTCTCCTGAAAACATTATACTTATCTATTGATCCAGCCATGGTAAGGGacatattgaaacattttaataagTTATATACTGTAAGAACCCTGTAAGAACCCTGTACTGTGTGCAATCGTGATTATGCATTTGGGCTAGTAATAAAGCTGTAATATCTGATTAACTATTTCATATAGTCTGAAATTTAAGACTTAAGTACTATTTCATTGCAGCAGGTCTATAGAAagttttaatagataaaaaagtATAGTTTCATTTCCTTCTATTAAGCTAGATTTAAGTTGTAGGACTGCACATAATCTTCCATAATCCAGCAATAAGGTGTCATTTTAGCCACGCATAATACAGTCAGTAAAACCTCTTTTTGATGttcacctgtgtataaagacctcTTTTTGATGttcacctgtgtataaagacctcTTTTTGATGttcacctgtgtataaagacctcTTGTGTTTATCCCTTGGGTGGTCCTCATTGATAAGTTTGAATCTTTTGTACTGCCTTGGACAAGATCCATAGGaactttatactgtaaacatgaTCAATATGGCAGAACTGTATGACCTTAGCTTTATGATAAGCTGTCTATGTAGATCTtgtattaaacattatattatacagaggtgtcggATGAATCCTGAGACTGGAGTTACTTACATCGGACCATTCCAGATTGGAGACTGTATTGGAGGGTTTGGGGGAGTGGGACTGGTGGTAAAATCAGCAAACTCAGCTTTCCAGGAAGGAGATGTAGTCTCCGCTGTATTTAACTGGCAGTGGACAAAATTCTTCCTAGGAACTCCAGGAGAACTATTCCCTCTACAGAAGGTAACTTGTTTAATACTTGAAAGGTCTAATTTGtcaacagataaatatatacccAGAGTATATCAGTTGAGATCTCAAGAAAACTTATAACtttattatcccccgcgaaaTGTGTTTGCTTGAGATATTAATTTGGGCTCCCTACGTCCAACCGTCTATTTGAGATTCTTTTCTAGGCTATAacgcagctccttgaaactttctgtatacatcagacaagtgccctagttgtgccttttgctatagCAGACCTTTCTTTTTTGGAATTTttcctgttaccatggaaagttaatcaaaaataccaaattactgtatccttttgtttcatttttttttcagttttacaatacatgcatacattaaaagttatacttgaataattgttactttgaccctgatgtatttgggtttttatACCAACTGCAGggggcgggggataatgccacactttgcggctccttgtttaTAGTTGCTTCTGTGAATATTTTGAGATCTAAGTGTTCAGCACAGAGATGGTTGATTTATGTAATGTCACACAACCGGTGaatatttcatttacaaatGATGTCATTACTATGACTAgaacgatgtgtacactgtcaccttcatcacaGATGGTCGATGTTCTTTCATGTGACAATAACATATACTGTACTTATCAACCGCACTGGTAGACCATTAATAAGTATCATTAAAAGTTCTCTAGGTATActgtgtaacataaaatatgaaaataaaatgaaataaccaTGGCTAGCTGGTGGAATATTATTATCCAGTAATGTATCAAACAAACTCCTGGTTTTTATAGCTGTACAGTTTCCAAATTAACCACAACAGCAATGACAatttctacacaacaaataatTCTTGTTATACAGTATAGTGAATCTGTTGTTTTAAACCCTCTTTGATTTGTTCTGGGTCGTGGTGGCAGAGTAGTTAagattttctgacatattaccacaagcctctacctctgggtcgcgagtttgaatcccatgtggggcggTTGCCAGGGACTGATCACTGGTCAGTGCacatggtttttctctgggttctctggttttcctccacctgttaacctggcatgtccttacatctccctggctgttaataggatgttaaacaattaaaccaaaccaaatgaCTCGTTCTATTTCAGATTGACTCCTCACTGGTAAATGGACATATTTCCTTATACCTGAGTATATTGTCCATGACCTCTGGTCTGACCTCTTATATTGGGGTCAAAGAGAAAGGTCATATAACCCAAGGAGCCAATCAGACAATGGTTGTGAGTGGAGCTGCAGGTGCCTGTGGATCCTTGGCTGGACAGGTGAGGGGAACAATAAAGAATTAGTGTTAGACTAATTCTCGATTTTGATGATCGATTATGATTTTCCTAAAGACCATCGATTATGAAAGTCAATAATTGATTAtgaaaatgggagataacttgtgCTTATCTTATATTGTTCTGAACCTTTATTAAGTGTATATTGATGAAAAACCACATTTCAAAATGTCTTAGACATGTTAGATAATCAATAATTTGAATTAACAAAAACACTTCTTTGTACTGTTTGCAAAGGATATTTTTCTATAATTCTTCAGAGAAAATATTAagttaaatacataaatatactagGAAAATTTTCTATAAATGTTATCcaattataaaattgataattagtAGGTTGTCCTAAACTAATCATCGATTGTGATTTTACAACCGATTTCCAACACTAGTTAGAATTATATTTAGTGTTATGTAAATTTCCTAATTTTTTACTAAAATAATGTACATCAAAGTAAGACACCAGgtaattaaagtgaacagtcgggcaaggttgactaaagtcggtaaaaatggtgtgaatgtatccagtataatttcttattgaATAGAAATATAAACTTTCTCGTCAGAATCTGCCTGCGTaagtagaaattaatttaaagtataggaatcctaaaatgtaCTCCAGGCTGACTATGTccatggttacatttccacgcagcctcgctttcaatgctttcaacttttctttatttcagtggtcagaactgggaaacgtaatcagaacttgaccatcgtattaatatgtgagaacttttggaaggccaatgaacgcatttagactggttttctttgcctgactattcactttaagcattcgaagatattttttctgttttcaaaattaaagtgtagataatatttttattgaacCTTAAgtattatttatacaaaaatattgttttaagaatatcaaatgttaaaaattcTTCTTTATGTTTTGTAGATTGGAAAACTAGAAGGCTGTTCAAGAGTTGTGGGTATTTGTGGATCTGAAGAGAAATGTAGCTTCCTGACAGAAGAGCTTAGCTTTGATTCTGCCATTAATTATAAAACGCAGGATGTTTCCTCTGAGTTACAGAAACTGTGTCCCTCTGGGGTAGATGTGTACTTTGATAATGTGGGAGGCGATCTCAGTAACACTGTTATAAAACAGGTAAAAACCTACATCATGGTATTACTGGGTACTGGACCTGGTCAACCATCAGTGACTAGCTATAGCACAATAAGTAGAGCTTCTTTTTAGAGCTTCAGTTTAGTACTATTCATGCAGTTTTTGCTTTTGCTACTGTATAGAAACTGTAACCTTTAAAACTCCAACTATAGTCAAATGATGGGGAATCTCTTCTCATTTTGTAGAGCCTCTGTCTAATGTTCCACGGGTGTCATCGTCGGAAACCCACAAGTCACCGCTCTACGTAGAGCAGTGACTCGTGGGTTTCCGACAATGCAAGGGTGTTTGGTTCAAATCCAAGTCTAGCCCTTCATTTTCTCccctttttgtatatttttataaatacttTTCTCAGGTACTTAGTAATAGATTGTTCTCATGCATTTGCATTTTTATGCCTATTAAAATTTTGGAATGAAGATGCCTTTGTCAAGTATACCATATATTTaaattgttgattttttcaGATGAATACCAATTCCCATGTGATACTGTGTGGTCAGATAGCTGTGTACAACAAGGATGTACCCTACCCTCCACCTATACCCGACGATATACAGAGAATGATTACTGACAAAAACATCACAAGGTACCTAATCCATCACAATCTACCACCTGTTACCATCGGTTCACCATTGATCCCACATTACATTCTTCAGTAACTTCAAAATTCCCCTTGATACCATGAAATTTGTCATGTGTAGGGATTGTACAACTGTTGCAATGTAAAATGTGCATGCAAGCTAAAGTGATTCTTTTAAATAATATCTTCATGTGTCTTAAGTAAATTCATTAGTTAAAAATTGGTTATGGTACAAACGATCCAACTATATTACATCTGCTTGGAGTATTTCAATTGCAAGACTTGGTTGATTCTCCAAGTAATACTATCTTCAAAACCATTTCTACCAGTATTAATATCTTCAAAACCATTTTTACCAGTAGTACTATCTTCTGAACCATTTTTACCAGTAAAACTATCTTCAGAACCATTTTTACCAGTAAAACTATCTTCAGAACCATTTTATCAGAGATTTATTATGATCATCTGTCATTGCTGACTTGTATCATTACTGTAGGGACAGATACCTGGTACTTAACTACCAAGACAAGTTTGAGTCGGGTATGAAACAGCTTGTGGAGTGGACTGTCCAAGGGAAGATCAAGGTGAGCATCGATCACCAGAAATActtctatacaatgtatatatcatcaTAAGCTTAGATCATTAGACATTCAGTGTGCACCTAATATATTTTACAGTTTGTTTTTAACATCAAAGTGATGAAACTTGTTGAAAGTTTGAACCATTTTTGCTTGTTTATTGTGTACAGTGGTCTCCTTTTATAGCCTCAACAGTTATTACTCTAGTGAAATGATGTTTTACCATCATCCCATGAAGTCATCACTGGACTGATATGTACGTGTTAAAACAATCTGTCACAGTTAATCAGATAATGTAACATAAGATTCACATGTATCCATTCAAGGAATCAACAGATCAAGTAATAATGATGAGTGGTTACCGTGTTAACAAGTATATTCATTACCCAGtaactgttttatattttattgatcaACAGGTGAGAGAAACCATAGAGGAAGGATTAGAGAATGCTGGCAAGGCCTTTGTTTCCATGATGAAGGGAGGGAATATAGGAAAACAACTTGTCCGAGTCGCATATtcttaacaaatataaatacattttgtatacagGAAAACAAATTGTGTGTTGGACAGCCACAGATGTATTAC
This genomic window contains:
- the LOC138318914 gene encoding prostaglandin reductase 2-like isoform X1, whose translation is MAKNHHVVFKKRPGVNGEPAEDNFGYEECDYPSDPNTGEVLLKTLYLSIDPAMRCRMNPETGVTYIGPFQIGDCIGGFGGVGLVVKSANSAFQEGDVVSAVFNWQWTKFFLGTPGELFPLQKIDSSLVNGHISLYLSILSMTSGLTSYIGVKEKGHITQGANQTMVVSGAAGACGSLAGQIGKLEGCSRVVGICGSEEKCSFLTEELSFDSAINYKTQDVSSELQKLCPSGVDVYFDNVGGDLSNTVIKQMNTNSHVILCGQIAVYNKDVPYPPPIPDDIQRMITDKNITRDRYLVLNYQDKFESGMKQLVEWTVQGKIKVRETIEEGLENAGKAFVSMMKGGNIGKQLVRVAYS
- the LOC138318914 gene encoding prostaglandin reductase 2-like isoform X2, with translation MNPETGVTYIGPFQIGDCIGGFGGVGLVVKSANSAFQEGDVVSAVFNWQWTKFFLGTPGELFPLQKIDSSLVNGHISLYLSILSMTSGLTSYIGVKEKGHITQGANQTMVVSGAAGACGSLAGQIGKLEGCSRVVGICGSEEKCSFLTEELSFDSAINYKTQDVSSELQKLCPSGVDVYFDNVGGDLSNTVIKQMNTNSHVILCGQIAVYNKDVPYPPPIPDDIQRMITDKNITRDRYLVLNYQDKFESGMKQLVEWTVQGKIKVRETIEEGLENAGKAFVSMMKGGNIGKQLVRVAYS